One genomic window of Syntrophotaleaceae bacterium includes the following:
- a CDS encoding PhoH family protein: MVGVLEVEPLTYIRGRSIPRQFIIVDEAQNLTPHEVKTIITRAGEGTKVVLTGDPEQIDNPYVDASSNGLTYVVERFKNSPISGHITLRKGERSQLAEAASILL, translated from the coding sequence ATGGTGGGTGTTCTGGAAGTCGAACCCCTGACCTACATTCGAGGGCGCTCCATCCCCCGTCAGTTCATTATTGTGGACGAAGCCCAGAATCTTACTCCGCATGAGGTTAAAACAATCATCACCCGGGCCGGCGAGGGAACCAAGGTGGTCCTGACAGGGGACCCGGAACAGATCGACAACCCCTATGTCGACGCTTCCAGCAACGGTCTGACCTATGTGGTGGAGCGATTCAAAAACAGTCCGATCAGCGGCCATATCACTCTGCGAAAAGGGGAAAGATCCCAACTTGCCGAGGCCGCAAGCATCCTTCTCTGA